The Acomys russatus chromosome 3, mAcoRus1.1, whole genome shotgun sequence genome has a window encoding:
- the Ltb4r gene encoding leukotriene B4 receptor 1, whose amino-acid sequence MATNSTSPGAPSPGGMSLSLLPIVLLSVALVVGLPGNSFVVWSILKTMQKRSVTALLVLNLALADLAVLLTAPFFLHFLAKGTWSFKAAGCRLCHYICGVSMYASVLLITIMSLDRSLAVARPFVSQKVRTKSIARWVLAGIWVVSFLLATPVLVYRTVKCNNKTLICDSYYPNNGHKAFHLLFEAITGFLLPFLAVVASYSDIGRRLQARRFRRSRRTGRLVALIILAFAAFWLPYHLVNLVEAGRTLAGWGQDSPAGQRLRLARYVLIALAFLSSSVNPVLYACAGGGLLRSAGVGFVAKMLEATGSEVSSTRRGGTLCQTQKATPACPEPGPTDSFMTTSTPPESSSK is encoded by the coding sequence ATGGCTACAAACAGTACATCTCCTGGCGCACCTTCTCCTGGTGGCATGTCCCTGTCTCTGTTACCTATTGTCCTCCTGTCCGTGGCCCTGGTGGTGGGGCTTCCTGGCAACAGCTTTGTGGTGTGGAGCATCCTGAAGACCATGCAGAAACGCTCTGTCACCGCCCTGCTGGTGCTGAACTTGGCGCTGGCCGACTTGGCCGTGTTGCTCACTGCTCCCTTTTTCCTACACTTTCTGGCTAAAGGCACCTGGAGTTTTAAAGCGGCCGGTTGCCGCCTGTGCCACTACATCTGCGGGGTGAGCATGTATGCCAGCGTCCTGCTTATCACCATCATGAGTCTGGACCGCTCGCTGGCAGTGGCCCGCCCCTTTGTGTCCCAGAAGGTTCGCACTAAGTCCATTGCCCGATGGGTGCTGGCAGGCATCTGGGTGGTGTCTTTTCTGCTGGCCACACCGGTCCTTGTGTACCGTACAGTAAAATGTAACAACAAGACTCTGATCTGCGATTCGTATTACCCCAACAACGGACATAAGGCCTTCCATCTGCTCTTCGAAGCCATCACGGGCTTCCTGCTGCCCTTCCTGGCGGTGGTGGCCAGCTACTCCGACATCGGGCGCAGGCTGCAGGCTCGGCGATTCCGCCGCAGTCGTCGCACCGGCCGCCTGGTGGCGCTCATCATCCTGGCTTTCGCCGCCTTCTGGCTGCCTTACCACCTGGTGAACCTGGTGGAAGCTGGCCGCACGCTGGCCGGCTGGGGCCAAGACAGCCCCGCGGGGCAGCGGCTGAGGCTGGCCCGCTACGTGCTCATCGCGCTGGCCTTCTTGAGCAGCAGCGTGAACCCGGTGCTGTACGCGTGCGCGGGCGGCGGCCTGCTGCGCTCAGCGGGCGTGGGCTTCGTAGCCAAGATGCTGGAGGCCACTGGCTCCGAGGTATCCAGCACCCGGCGCGGAGGCACCCTGTGCCAGACCCAGAAGGCCACACCTGCCTGTCCTGAGCCGGGCCCCACCGACAGCTTCATGACCACTTCCACCCCTCCAGAGTCTTCTTCCAAGTGA